A single region of the Aeromicrobium chenweiae genome encodes:
- a CDS encoding MFS transporter: MNDRRNIWALVAVALATFMTYLDNNIINVAVPVIQDDLDLGTAGIEWVVSSYILTFAGLMLIGGRLADLLGRRRIFLIGLGVFTLASFAAGLSGNVESLIASRAVQGAGAALLTPTTLAIISATFTDKRERNVAVGIWGAVGALALAAGPLLGGVLSEHVAWEWIFFINVPLGLVTAALAMWAITESRDPVQRRLDGWGLVASTISLSTLTFALIEGTSRGWTSPEILASFAVAAVTAAWFVAVELSVEDPMVDLGLFRDRVFSGALLSLMLWAFGLFGIYFFTSLYLQGVLGFSPTKAGLTFVPMALFMAVSAAGSEAVAHRFGAHRSVTFGMALMGVAIASVALFGQDASMLDLMPSFIAIGIGGGLTIPLTATVLGIMPQDQAGVASGVFNTSRELAGLLGITVIGVILTSREDSVLDGGGLPMDAFLSGYRLGLLVAGALVFAGAVAAWAALRKAEDEPVLTEDAVLVG, translated from the coding sequence ATGAACGACCGCCGCAACATCTGGGCCCTCGTGGCCGTCGCGCTGGCGACGTTCATGACGTACCTGGACAACAACATCATCAACGTCGCCGTGCCGGTCATCCAGGACGATCTCGACCTGGGCACCGCCGGCATCGAGTGGGTCGTGAGCTCGTACATCCTGACGTTCGCGGGCCTCATGCTCATCGGTGGACGGCTCGCCGACCTGCTCGGCCGGCGCCGCATCTTCCTGATCGGCCTCGGCGTCTTCACCCTCGCGTCGTTCGCAGCGGGGCTGTCGGGCAACGTCGAGTCCCTCATCGCGAGTCGCGCGGTCCAAGGAGCCGGCGCCGCCCTGCTGACGCCGACCACGCTCGCGATCATCTCCGCGACGTTCACCGACAAGCGCGAGCGCAACGTCGCGGTCGGCATCTGGGGCGCGGTCGGCGCGCTCGCCCTGGCAGCCGGTCCGCTGCTCGGCGGAGTCCTCAGCGAGCACGTCGCGTGGGAGTGGATCTTCTTCATCAACGTCCCGCTCGGCCTCGTCACGGCCGCCCTGGCCATGTGGGCCATCACCGAGTCCCGCGACCCGGTCCAGCGCCGCCTCGACGGGTGGGGCCTGGTCGCCTCGACGATCTCGCTGTCGACCCTCACGTTCGCCCTGATCGAGGGCACCAGCCGGGGCTGGACCTCCCCGGAGATCCTGGCGTCCTTCGCGGTCGCCGCGGTCACCGCCGCCTGGTTCGTCGCGGTCGAGCTCTCGGTGGAGGACCCCATGGTGGACCTCGGGCTGTTCCGCGACCGCGTCTTCTCGGGGGCGCTCCTGTCGCTGATGCTGTGGGCGTTCGGCCTGTTCGGGATCTACTTCTTCACCTCGCTGTACCTGCAGGGCGTGCTCGGCTTCTCCCCCACCAAGGCGGGTCTCACGTTCGTGCCGATGGCCCTGTTCATGGCCGTCTCCGCCGCGGGCTCCGAAGCCGTCGCGCACCGGTTCGGCGCCCACCGCTCGGTCACCTTCGGCATGGCGCTGATGGGTGTCGCGATCGCGTCGGTCGCACTCTTCGGCCAGGACGCGTCGATGCTCGACCTCATGCCGAGCTTCATCGCGATCGGCATCGGCGGCGGCCTCACGATCCCCCTGACCGCCACGGTCCTCGGGATCATGCCGCAGGACCAGGCCGGCGTGGCCTCGGGCGTCTTCAACACGTCGCGCGAGCTGGCCGGCCTCCTCGGCATCACGGTGATCGGGGTGATCCTCACCAGCCGCGAGGACTCGGTGCTCGACGGCGGCGGGCTGCCCATGGACGCGTTCCTGAGCGGCTACCGTCTCGGCCTGCTCGTGGCCGGTGCGCTCGTCTTCGCCGGGGCCGTCGCCGCCTGGGCAGCGCTGCGCAAGGCCGAGGACGAGCCCGTCCTCACCGAGGACGCCGTCCTGGTGGGCTGA
- a CDS encoding TetR family transcriptional regulator, with the protein MKAKNSLNPALVVESALRIVDEQGLEALTVRKVADEFGVTPMALYWHFSNKEALLDAVGDLVVSTVREPDPKLPLEDYLREAMGALVEAMRSHPGATPLLLTRMLTNQVGRDITEATLDKLMSAGCDAQKAASIAHYALMISMSLVSGQPGADVTVKPAEREEAVAAKLAILQSLPDDRYPRLRAAAPSFVDCADAAGYYGDAIDIFVNGVMVDLRALARS; encoded by the coding sequence ATGAAGGCCAAGAACTCCCTCAACCCCGCGCTGGTCGTCGAGAGCGCGCTGCGCATCGTCGACGAGCAGGGACTCGAGGCGCTCACGGTGCGCAAGGTCGCCGACGAGTTCGGCGTGACGCCGATGGCGCTGTACTGGCACTTCTCCAACAAGGAGGCGCTGCTCGACGCCGTCGGCGACCTCGTGGTCTCCACGGTCCGCGAGCCCGATCCGAAGCTCCCGCTGGAGGACTACCTGCGGGAGGCGATGGGGGCGCTCGTCGAGGCGATGCGCTCTCACCCGGGCGCGACCCCGTTGCTGCTCACCCGGATGCTGACCAACCAGGTCGGTCGCGACATCACCGAGGCGACGCTCGACAAGCTGATGTCGGCCGGCTGCGACGCGCAGAAGGCCGCGTCGATCGCGCACTACGCCCTGATGATCTCGATGAGCCTGGTGAGCGGCCAGCCCGGCGCGGACGTGACGGTGAAGCCCGCCGAGCGCGAGGAGGCCGTCGCGGCGAAGCTCGCGATCCTGCAGTCGCTGCCCGACGACCGCTACCCGCGACTTCGGGCCGCGGCGCCCTCGTTCGTGGACTGCGCGGACGCCGCGGGCTACTACGGCGACGCGATCGACATCTTCGTCAACGGCGTCATGGTCGACCTGCGCGCCCTCGCCCGGTCCTGA
- a CDS encoding acyl-CoA dehydrogenase family protein → MDFTLDSEQTALRDAVRGLLSKAYDSSETRRQVTKTDPGWDEKTWSRLAEMGALGLPFAEEDGGFGAGPVEVSIVAEEIGRVIAPEPYVEAVVLAGGLVAAAGTPEQRAEIIGALAEGSLVPAFAHTEPGARYSEDARGVTATASGDGWTLTGVKEPVLGGGRADLLVVSASIDGGTGLFLVQPDATGLTRTSYTTFDGGRAAHIAFAGTPATPLGEAGADQSAAITASIAAAQIAYGHEAIGAMATALEETTAYLKTRKQFGVPLMTFQALTFRAADMYVSLELARSTVTWATLVLLDGGDTVDALEAASRAKLQVSKAGRHIGKEAIQLHGGIGMTAEYSVGHYMSRLTAIDHALGDGRHHLAALSATLDDHGIVDPLP, encoded by the coding sequence ATGGACTTCACACTCGACTCCGAGCAGACAGCACTGCGCGACGCCGTCCGCGGCCTGCTCTCCAAGGCCTACGACTCGTCCGAGACCCGTCGCCAGGTGACCAAGACCGATCCGGGGTGGGACGAGAAGACCTGGTCGCGACTCGCCGAGATGGGCGCCCTCGGGCTGCCCTTCGCGGAGGAGGACGGCGGCTTCGGCGCCGGACCCGTCGAGGTCTCGATCGTCGCCGAGGAGATCGGACGGGTCATCGCCCCCGAGCCGTACGTCGAGGCGGTCGTCCTCGCGGGCGGCCTCGTCGCCGCGGCCGGGACGCCCGAGCAGCGTGCGGAGATCATCGGCGCCCTCGCCGAGGGATCGCTCGTCCCCGCGTTCGCGCACACCGAGCCGGGTGCCCGGTACAGCGAGGACGCCAGGGGCGTCACCGCGACGGCGTCCGGGGACGGCTGGACCCTCACCGGCGTCAAGGAGCCCGTCCTGGGCGGCGGGCGGGCGGACCTGCTGGTCGTCAGCGCCTCGATCGACGGCGGGACGGGACTGTTCCTCGTCCAGCCCGACGCGACCGGCCTGACCCGGACCTCCTACACCACGTTCGACGGCGGTCGCGCCGCGCACATCGCGTTCGCGGGCACGCCGGCCACGCCGCTGGGCGAGGCCGGCGCCGACCAGTCGGCGGCCATCACGGCCTCGATCGCGGCGGCGCAGATCGCGTACGGCCACGAGGCGATCGGTGCCATGGCGACCGCGCTGGAGGAGACCACGGCGTACCTCAAGACGCGCAAGCAGTTCGGCGTGCCTCTGATGACGTTCCAGGCGCTGACGTTCCGCGCGGCCGACATGTACGTGTCGCTCGAGCTGGCCCGCAGCACCGTTACGTGGGCGACCCTCGTCCTGCTCGACGGCGGCGACACGGTAGACGCACTCGAGGCGGCGTCACGCGCCAAGCTGCAGGTCAGCAAGGCGGGTCGCCACATCGGCAAGGAGGCCATCCAGCTGCACGGCGGCATCGGCATGACGGCCGAGTACAGCGTCGGTCACTACATGTCGCGCCTCACCGCGATCGACCACGCCCTCGGCGACGGCCGGCACCACCTGGCCGCTCTCTCGGCGACCCTGGACGACCACGGCATCGTCGATCCCCTGCCGTGA
- a CDS encoding acyl-CoA dehydrogenase family protein produces the protein MRLQLSDEDVAFRKEMREFFTTQIPQDIRDTVAARRELTKDQIVRSMQAMNAAGIAVPNWPVEWGGKDWTPLQRHIWHEEMQLAGVMPPLAFNASMVGPVIATFGSQEIKERFLPKTANLDIWWSQGFSEPDAGSDLASLRTTAVREGDEYVVNGQKTWTTLGQYGDWIFTLVRTDPAAKKQAGISFLLIDMTSPGLTVRPIELIDGGHEVNEVFFDNVRVPVSNLVGEENKGWDYAKFLLGNERVGVAPVGSTKRTLAQAKEYAKTAGPGGTSLLEDPLFAAEIAELENDLLALELTALRVVAHSADGKPHPASSVLKLQGTVLQQAVTELWVDLVGPDALATGAGEGSDVPALARTATPNYLNYRKASIYGGSNEVQRQIIAGTILGLRG, from the coding sequence ATGAGACTTCAGCTGTCAGACGAGGACGTCGCGTTCCGCAAGGAGATGCGAGAGTTCTTCACCACCCAGATCCCCCAGGACATCCGGGACACCGTCGCCGCTCGCCGCGAGCTGACGAAGGACCAGATCGTCCGCTCGATGCAGGCGATGAACGCCGCCGGCATCGCCGTGCCCAACTGGCCCGTCGAGTGGGGCGGCAAGGACTGGACGCCGCTGCAGCGCCACATCTGGCACGAGGAGATGCAGCTGGCCGGCGTCATGCCGCCGCTGGCGTTCAACGCCTCGATGGTCGGACCGGTCATCGCGACGTTCGGCTCGCAGGAGATCAAGGAGCGCTTCCTGCCCAAGACGGCCAACCTCGACATCTGGTGGTCGCAGGGCTTCTCCGAGCCCGACGCGGGCTCCGACCTCGCCTCGCTGCGGACCACCGCGGTCCGTGAGGGCGACGAGTACGTCGTCAACGGCCAGAAGACGTGGACGACCCTCGGCCAGTACGGCGACTGGATCTTCACGCTCGTCCGGACCGATCCCGCCGCCAAGAAGCAGGCCGGCATCTCGTTCCTGCTGATCGACATGACCTCCCCGGGCCTCACGGTCCGCCCGATCGAGCTCATCGACGGCGGCCACGAGGTCAACGAGGTGTTCTTCGACAACGTCCGCGTGCCGGTCTCGAACCTCGTCGGCGAGGAGAACAAGGGCTGGGACTACGCGAAGTTCCTGCTCGGCAACGAGCGCGTCGGCGTCGCCCCGGTCGGGTCGACCAAGCGCACGCTGGCCCAGGCCAAGGAGTATGCCAAGACGGCCGGCCCCGGCGGCACCTCGCTGCTCGAGGACCCGCTGTTCGCGGCCGAGATCGCGGAGCTGGAGAACGACCTCCTGGCCCTCGAGCTCACCGCGCTGCGCGTCGTCGCGCACTCCGCCGACGGCAAGCCGCACCCGGCATCGTCCGTCCTCAAGCTGCAGGGCACCGTGCTGCAGCAGGCCGTGACCGAGCTGTGGGTCGACCTGGTCGGCCCCGACGCGCTGGCCACCGGCGCCGGGGAGGGCTCGGACGTCCCGGCTCTCGCCCGCACCGCGACGCCCAACTACCTCAACTACCGCAAGGCGTCGATCTACGGCGGTTCCAACGAGGTGCAACGACAGATCATCGCCGGCACGATCCTGGGACTGAGGGGCTGA
- a CDS encoding threonine/serine ThrE exporter family protein — translation MSDPRQIQRTLDLALRVGEMLLSNGAGAADVTATMSSIAHHLGLRQALVDVTFTTLEISYQPAFDEPAFSLTRHVTHRETDFEDLTDVDQVVTDLLSDTIDLDEARARVARIASTGHHISRWAVTASYAFIGGGVALLIGGDWLVTLIAAVAASGIEVLQRYLSRLRLPFFYAQVAGGLFATLLAVLARAVDLKVDPSLVITASIVMLLAGLGFIGALQDALTGFYVTAVARILEVMMSTVGVIVGVSGGLTVGGLLGVDITLDPGAAGLSRLPLMVTGAAVAAAAFAYSAYAPGRSIVPIAAVGGVAAAIYLVLAEHDLGRAWPAGIAALFIGLVGFTVASWCRVPPLVVVVAAIVPLLPGLSIYRGLSLLAADDYAGILAMITAAAIAISLAAGVILGEYVAQPVRREARRLEQRLAGPRLVGPLRARAKRR, via the coding sequence GTGAGTGACCCCCGCCAGATCCAGCGCACCCTCGACCTCGCCCTCCGGGTGGGCGAGATGCTCCTGTCCAACGGTGCGGGCGCCGCCGACGTCACCGCGACGATGTCCTCGATCGCCCACCACCTCGGCCTGCGGCAGGCCCTGGTCGACGTGACGTTCACGACGTTGGAGATCTCCTACCAGCCGGCGTTCGACGAGCCGGCCTTCTCCCTGACCCGGCACGTCACCCACCGGGAGACCGACTTCGAGGACCTCACGGACGTCGACCAGGTCGTCACCGACCTCCTCAGCGACACGATCGACCTGGACGAGGCGCGGGCGCGGGTGGCCCGCATCGCCTCGACCGGCCACCACATCTCGCGCTGGGCGGTGACCGCCTCGTACGCGTTCATCGGCGGCGGCGTCGCACTGCTGATCGGCGGCGACTGGCTCGTCACACTCATCGCGGCCGTCGCCGCGAGCGGCATCGAGGTGCTGCAGCGCTACCTGTCGCGGCTGCGGCTGCCGTTCTTCTACGCCCAGGTGGCGGGCGGGCTGTTCGCGACGCTGCTGGCGGTGCTGGCGCGCGCGGTCGACCTCAAGGTCGACCCGTCCCTCGTCATCACCGCGAGCATCGTGATGCTGCTGGCCGGGCTGGGGTTCATCGGCGCGCTCCAGGACGCGCTCACCGGCTTCTACGTCACGGCCGTCGCCCGCATCCTGGAGGTCATGATGTCGACGGTCGGCGTCATCGTCGGGGTCAGCGGCGGCCTGACCGTCGGTGGCCTGCTCGGCGTCGACATCACCCTGGACCCCGGCGCCGCGGGACTGTCCCGTCTGCCCCTGATGGTCACGGGCGCCGCGGTCGCCGCAGCGGCCTTCGCGTACTCCGCGTACGCCCCCGGCCGCAGCATCGTCCCGATCGCCGCTGTGGGCGGGGTCGCCGCGGCCATCTACCTGGTCCTCGCCGAGCACGATCTGGGCCGGGCCTGGCCCGCCGGCATCGCCGCGCTCTTCATCGGCCTGGTCGGGTTCACGGTCGCCTCCTGGTGCCGGGTGCCCCCGCTCGTCGTGGTCGTCGCCGCGATCGTCCCCCTGCTGCCGGGCCTGTCGATCTACCGCGGCCTCTCGCTGCTGGCCGCGGACGACTACGCCGGCATCCTCGCCATGATCACCGCGGCGGCGATCGCCATCTCGCTGGCCGCCGGCGTCATCCTGGGTGAGTACGTCGCGCAGCCGGTACGGCGCGAGGCGAGGCGGCTCGAGCAGCGCCTCGCGGGACCCCGTCTGGTCGGCCCGCTCAGGGCCCGCGCCAAGCGCAGGTGA
- a CDS encoding alpha/beta hydrolase yields the protein MSTWKPDELGDGYEQRTIPLGDDPDGEGAIEATLVRHTPPQDTRAAVLYVHGFSDYFFQKEMAEFFTDRGYAFYALDLRKCGRSRREGQTGHYVSDLQMYDRELDASLAIIRDETGGKPVVASGHSTGGLIVPLWLDRLNRRPGGTKGAGVAGLILNSPWFDLQGKPWMRTVGTQAIGLVAKVRPKDIIKLPPTNAYGTSLHVTAHGEWDFNTVYKPLEGFPVSYGWLTAVRRGQARLHRGLDVGVPSLVLRSTRTKFAREYSPEVDDADAVLDVRQIARWSGCLGDAVSVVPIEGARHDVFISKEEARKAAYATVDRWLGSHDIAG from the coding sequence ATGAGCACCTGGAAGCCCGACGAGCTCGGCGACGGCTACGAGCAGCGCACGATCCCCCTCGGGGACGACCCCGACGGGGAGGGCGCGATCGAGGCCACGCTGGTGCGTCACACGCCTCCCCAGGACACGCGGGCCGCCGTGCTGTACGTCCACGGCTTCAGCGACTACTTCTTCCAGAAGGAGATGGCCGAGTTCTTCACCGACCGCGGCTACGCCTTCTACGCCCTCGACCTGCGCAAGTGCGGCCGGTCCCGCCGCGAGGGGCAGACCGGCCACTACGTGTCGGACCTGCAGATGTACGACCGCGAGCTCGACGCGTCGCTCGCGATCATCCGGGACGAGACCGGCGGCAAGCCCGTGGTGGCCTCGGGCCACTCGACCGGCGGCCTGATCGTGCCGCTGTGGCTGGACCGGCTCAACCGCCGCCCGGGCGGCACCAAGGGCGCCGGTGTCGCGGGGCTGATCCTCAACAGCCCGTGGTTCGACCTCCAGGGCAAGCCGTGGATGCGCACGGTGGGCACGCAGGCCATCGGCCTGGTCGCGAAGGTCCGGCCGAAGGACATCATCAAGCTGCCGCCCACCAACGCGTACGGCACGAGCCTGCACGTGACCGCGCACGGCGAGTGGGACTTCAACACGGTCTACAAGCCGCTCGAGGGCTTCCCCGTGTCGTACGGCTGGCTGACGGCGGTCCGCCGCGGCCAGGCGCGGCTGCACCGGGGACTGGACGTGGGCGTGCCGTCGCTGGTGCTGCGCTCGACCAGGACGAAGTTCGCCCGGGAGTACTCGCCGGAGGTCGACGACGCCGACGCGGTGCTGGACGTCCGGCAGATCGCCCGCTGGTCGGGCTGCCTCGGGGACGCGGTGAGCGTGGTGCCGATCGAGGGCGCCCGGCACGACGTGTTCATCTCCAAGGAGGAGGCGCGCAAGGCCGCGTACGCCACGGTCGACCGCTGGCTGGGCAGCCACGACATCGCCGGCTGA